In a single window of the Elaeis guineensis isolate ETL-2024a chromosome 6, EG11, whole genome shotgun sequence genome:
- the LOC105047544 gene encoding G-box-binding factor 3 isoform X2 produces MENDEAGTPPKFDKELSSMQEKPAIRLYPDWMAMQACYGPAVAMPQPFFSTSVAPGHARHPYLWGPQGSQMQCQGITPSPTIGETVVMATPLSTEMPAKLPSNKDKGLMKKLKRFDGLAVSMGNGDAENRGGDMNGLSQSEDDSVEGSSDGSDGNNAGGNKTGRKQSSEDIRATGNGKVDTQANAAHGVETNAPSKMSLGVTVAPANISRKVGTVPSSSPPPGMEFSVASIRKVQARGTPTLPGCNGVPSELWMQDERELKRERRKQSNRESARRSRLRKQAETEELAMKVDILGAENMALRSEISRLSEKSDKLRLENSTLMEKLKTAQSSQAEEMSTAKMETEGAPSVVAENFLSVIDNSTLVRASMKQQGEACETSSGKLHQLLDSKPRTDAVAAS; encoded by the exons ATGGAGAATGATGAAGCTGGGACTCCTCCAAAGTTTGACAAAGAACTTTCGTCTATGCAG GAGAAACCAGCCATTCGTCTTTATCCTGATTGGATGGCTATGCAG GCATGTTATGGCCCTGCAGTGGCCATGCCACAACCATTTTTCAGCACTTCAGTCGCACCTGGTCATGCACGTCATCCATATTTGTGGGGGCCTCAG GGATCTCAAATGCAATGTCAAGGAATTACACCATCGCCCACTATTGGTGAAACAGTAGTG ATGGCGACTCCTTTAAGCACAGAGATGCCTGCTAAGTTGCCAAGTAATAAGGATAAAGGCCTAATGAAAAAGCTTAAAAGGTTTGATGGGCTTGCAGTGTCAATGGGCAACGGTGATGCTGAAAATAGAGGAGGTGATATGAATGGTTTATCACAAAG CGAAGATGATAGTGTGGAAGGTTCAAGTGATGGAAGTGATGGAAATAATGCAGGG ggGAATAAAACCGGAAGAAAGCAAAGCTCTGAAGATATACGAGCCACAG GCAATGGTAAGGTTGACACACAGGCCAATGCTGCTCATGGTGTGGAAACAAATGCACCCTCAAAAATGTCTCTAGGGGTTACTGTTGCACCTGCAAATATCTCAAGAAAGGTAGGCACTGTGCCTTCATCTAGTCCACCACCAGGAATGGAATTCAGTGTTGCTAGTATCAGAAAAGTTCAAGCTAGGGGGACACCTACATTACCGGGTTGTAATGGAGTACCTTCTGAACTCTGGATGCAG GATGAGAGGGAACTCAAACGTGAAAGGAGGAAGCAATCCAATAGGGAGTCTGCTAGAAGGTCAAGGTTGAGGAAACAG GCTGAGACCGAAGAACTTGCTATGAAAGTTGACATCCTGGGTGCTGAGAACATGGCCTTGAGATCTGAAATCAGTCGGCTATCGGAGAAGTCGGACAAACTCAGATTAGAAAATTCAACCCTAATG GAGAAACTGAAGACTGCACAATCGAGCCAAGCAGAAGAGATGTCTACTGCTAAAATGGAGACTGAGGGAGCCCCGTCTGTTGTTGCAGAGAACTTCTTGTCAGTAATAGATAACTCAACCTTGGTTCGTGCAAGCATGAAGCAGCAGGGTGAGGCTTGTGAGACCTCTAGTGGCAAGCTCCACCAGCTTCTTGACTCCAAACCTAGGACAGATGCTGTGGCTGCAAGCTAG
- the LOC105047544 gene encoding G-box-binding factor 3 isoform X3 codes for MENDEAGTPPKFDKELSSMQEKPAIRLYPDWMAMQACYGPAVAMPQPFFSTSVAPGHARHPYLWGPQPFIPPSFGMPYAAIYPPAGVYSHPLMPLGSQMQCQGITPSPTIGETVVMATPLSTEMPAKLPSNKDKGLMKKLKRFDGLAVSMGNGDAENRGGDMNGLSQSEDDSVEGSSDGSDGNNAGGNKTGRKQSSEDIRATGNGKVDTQANAAHGVETNAPSKMSLGVTVAPANISRKDERELKRERRKQSNRESARRSRLRKQAETEELAMKVDILGAENMALRSEISRLSEKSDKLRLENSTLMEKLKTAQSSQAEEMSTAKMETEGAPSVVAENFLSVIDNSTLVRASMKQQGEACETSSGKLHQLLDSKPRTDAVAAS; via the exons ATGGAGAATGATGAAGCTGGGACTCCTCCAAAGTTTGACAAAGAACTTTCGTCTATGCAG GAGAAACCAGCCATTCGTCTTTATCCTGATTGGATGGCTATGCAG GCATGTTATGGCCCTGCAGTGGCCATGCCACAACCATTTTTCAGCACTTCAGTCGCACCTGGTCATGCACGTCATCCATATTTGTGGGGGCCTCAG CCTTTTATACCACCTTCTTTTGGGATGCCATATGCTGCAATCTATCCACCTGCAGGGGTTTACTCTCATCCTCTTATGCCCCTT GGATCTCAAATGCAATGTCAAGGAATTACACCATCGCCCACTATTGGTGAAACAGTAGTG ATGGCGACTCCTTTAAGCACAGAGATGCCTGCTAAGTTGCCAAGTAATAAGGATAAAGGCCTAATGAAAAAGCTTAAAAGGTTTGATGGGCTTGCAGTGTCAATGGGCAACGGTGATGCTGAAAATAGAGGAGGTGATATGAATGGTTTATCACAAAG CGAAGATGATAGTGTGGAAGGTTCAAGTGATGGAAGTGATGGAAATAATGCAGGG ggGAATAAAACCGGAAGAAAGCAAAGCTCTGAAGATATACGAGCCACAG GCAATGGTAAGGTTGACACACAGGCCAATGCTGCTCATGGTGTGGAAACAAATGCACCCTCAAAAATGTCTCTAGGGGTTACTGTTGCACCTGCAAATATCTCAAGAAAG GATGAGAGGGAACTCAAACGTGAAAGGAGGAAGCAATCCAATAGGGAGTCTGCTAGAAGGTCAAGGTTGAGGAAACAG GCTGAGACCGAAGAACTTGCTATGAAAGTTGACATCCTGGGTGCTGAGAACATGGCCTTGAGATCTGAAATCAGTCGGCTATCGGAGAAGTCGGACAAACTCAGATTAGAAAATTCAACCCTAATG GAGAAACTGAAGACTGCACAATCGAGCCAAGCAGAAGAGATGTCTACTGCTAAAATGGAGACTGAGGGAGCCCCGTCTGTTGTTGCAGAGAACTTCTTGTCAGTAATAGATAACTCAACCTTGGTTCGTGCAAGCATGAAGCAGCAGGGTGAGGCTTGTGAGACCTCTAGTGGCAAGCTCCACCAGCTTCTTGACTCCAAACCTAGGACAGATGCTGTGGCTGCAAGCTAG
- the LOC105047544 gene encoding G-box-binding factor 3 isoform X1 — protein sequence MENDEAGTPPKFDKELSSMQEKPAIRLYPDWMAMQACYGPAVAMPQPFFSTSVAPGHARHPYLWGPQPFIPPSFGMPYAAIYPPAGVYSHPLMPLGSQMQCQGITPSPTIGETVVMATPLSTEMPAKLPSNKDKGLMKKLKRFDGLAVSMGNGDAENRGGDMNGLSQSEDDSVEGSSDGSDGNNAGGNKTGRKQSSEDIRATGNGKVDTQANAAHGVETNAPSKMSLGVTVAPANISRKVGTVPSSSPPPGMEFSVASIRKVQARGTPTLPGCNGVPSELWMQDERELKRERRKQSNRESARRSRLRKQAETEELAMKVDILGAENMALRSEISRLSEKSDKLRLENSTLMEKLKTAQSSQAEEMSTAKMETEGAPSVVAENFLSVIDNSTLVRASMKQQGEACETSSGKLHQLLDSKPRTDAVAAS from the exons ATGGAGAATGATGAAGCTGGGACTCCTCCAAAGTTTGACAAAGAACTTTCGTCTATGCAG GAGAAACCAGCCATTCGTCTTTATCCTGATTGGATGGCTATGCAG GCATGTTATGGCCCTGCAGTGGCCATGCCACAACCATTTTTCAGCACTTCAGTCGCACCTGGTCATGCACGTCATCCATATTTGTGGGGGCCTCAG CCTTTTATACCACCTTCTTTTGGGATGCCATATGCTGCAATCTATCCACCTGCAGGGGTTTACTCTCATCCTCTTATGCCCCTT GGATCTCAAATGCAATGTCAAGGAATTACACCATCGCCCACTATTGGTGAAACAGTAGTG ATGGCGACTCCTTTAAGCACAGAGATGCCTGCTAAGTTGCCAAGTAATAAGGATAAAGGCCTAATGAAAAAGCTTAAAAGGTTTGATGGGCTTGCAGTGTCAATGGGCAACGGTGATGCTGAAAATAGAGGAGGTGATATGAATGGTTTATCACAAAG CGAAGATGATAGTGTGGAAGGTTCAAGTGATGGAAGTGATGGAAATAATGCAGGG ggGAATAAAACCGGAAGAAAGCAAAGCTCTGAAGATATACGAGCCACAG GCAATGGTAAGGTTGACACACAGGCCAATGCTGCTCATGGTGTGGAAACAAATGCACCCTCAAAAATGTCTCTAGGGGTTACTGTTGCACCTGCAAATATCTCAAGAAAGGTAGGCACTGTGCCTTCATCTAGTCCACCACCAGGAATGGAATTCAGTGTTGCTAGTATCAGAAAAGTTCAAGCTAGGGGGACACCTACATTACCGGGTTGTAATGGAGTACCTTCTGAACTCTGGATGCAG GATGAGAGGGAACTCAAACGTGAAAGGAGGAAGCAATCCAATAGGGAGTCTGCTAGAAGGTCAAGGTTGAGGAAACAG GCTGAGACCGAAGAACTTGCTATGAAAGTTGACATCCTGGGTGCTGAGAACATGGCCTTGAGATCTGAAATCAGTCGGCTATCGGAGAAGTCGGACAAACTCAGATTAGAAAATTCAACCCTAATG GAGAAACTGAAGACTGCACAATCGAGCCAAGCAGAAGAGATGTCTACTGCTAAAATGGAGACTGAGGGAGCCCCGTCTGTTGTTGCAGAGAACTTCTTGTCAGTAATAGATAACTCAACCTTGGTTCGTGCAAGCATGAAGCAGCAGGGTGAGGCTTGTGAGACCTCTAGTGGCAAGCTCCACCAGCTTCTTGACTCCAAACCTAGGACAGATGCTGTGGCTGCAAGCTAG